From the genome of Prevotella herbatica, one region includes:
- a CDS encoding YqiA/YcfP family alpha/beta fold hydrolase has protein sequence MENPYIKQFPELMAGKKIMYVHGFLSSAQSGTVKMLQEMMPEAKIIAEDIPVHPEEAMQLLKSMAENEKPDLIIGTSMGGMLTEMLHGFDRILVNPAFQMGDTMSSMTGRQEFQNPRKDGVNEIIVNKSLIKEYKDLTTKSFTDISDDDRHRVIGMFGDNDPVVHTFDIFRNHYPNAIYFHGEHRLIDKVAHHYLIPIIRWIDDRQQAKERPIVYINYDAMHDSYGKPASSMHKAYEMLIENYNVYIVAEAPTNNHEYTEKVQNWVEEYISAPAYNHIIFTNQKHLLYGDYMVDLFPDENFMGTAIEYGSEEFKTWEEVITFFERLGGQ, from the coding sequence ATGGAAAATCCTTATATCAAGCAGTTTCCCGAACTTATGGCGGGAAAAAAGATTATGTATGTTCACGGTTTCCTTTCTTCAGCACAAAGCGGAACAGTGAAGATGCTTCAGGAAATGATGCCCGAAGCTAAAATCATAGCAGAAGATATTCCTGTACACCCAGAAGAAGCAATGCAATTATTAAAGTCTATGGCAGAAAACGAGAAACCAGACTTGATTATCGGTACTTCCATGGGGGGTATGTTAACAGAAATGCTACACGGCTTTGACAGAATACTTGTTAATCCTGCTTTCCAAATGGGTGACACTATGAGCAGTATGACTGGACGACAGGAATTTCAGAATCCACGTAAAGACGGAGTAAACGAAATTATAGTTAACAAGTCACTGATTAAAGAATATAAGGATTTAACAACGAAAAGTTTCACAGATATCAGTGATGATGATAGACACAGAGTCATCGGTATGTTTGGAGACAACGATCCTGTTGTACACACTTTCGATATTTTTAGGAATCACTATCCAAATGCAATATATTTCCATGGTGAGCACAGACTAATTGATAAGGTTGCACATCACTATCTCATTCCTATCATAAGATGGATTGACGACAGACAACAAGCAAAGGAACGCCCAATTGTCTATATCAACTATGACGCCATGCATGACAGCTACGGGAAACCAGCAAGTAGCATGCATAAGGCTTATGAAATGCTGATAGAAAACTATAACGTATATATAGTGGCAGAGGCACCAACAAACAATCACGAATATACAGAAAAAGTTCAGAATTGGGTTGAGGAATACATATCCGCACCAGCATACAACCACATCATATTCACAAACCAGAAACATCTGCTTTATGGAGACTATATGGTTGATTTATTTCCCGATGAGAATTTCATGGGTACCGCAATTGAGTACGGTAGTGAGGAATTTAAGACATGGGAAGAGGTAATAACATTTTTTGAAAGACTTGGAGGACAATAA